A genomic region of Raphanus sativus cultivar WK10039 chromosome 6, ASM80110v3, whole genome shotgun sequence contains the following coding sequences:
- the LOC108811127 gene encoding putative F-box protein At1g47790, giving the protein MERKEKKGKTKYGKRRTQSIPTDLLIEILLRLPEKSVDRFRCVSKFWSSIINDSSFISSFETRHPRSQRPHLLLCFQNYDDLYVSSIPHHTHNSNRSYSSSLSFANHHMSQLPHIYSQFSSTESIHGLICFKSETPIVWNPSTRMFITLPTIPQPCKHWGTPRIFLGYDPVERKHKVVCIPRKRTCYVCRVFTLGSAQESWRTVKINLKHQSRTRPVGRCIRGVIYYIASTCKGSDFVVMSFDVRSEKFNMIKLPSGFDGDLLITYKGRLACFSRKYHNRFLILEDAQKHKWSSQIFFTTLDDYSLSKIKGFDLVGFSYAGEFIYVPDMFSQLPYILLCDPVRHSWRRFEFKRGADDKRRLLAFPNHTDSQKSL; this is encoded by the coding sequence ATGGAgcgaaaagaaaagaagggaAAAACAAAATACGGAAAAAGAAGAACACAATCAATTCCTACGGACCTACTCATAGAGATACTCTTAAGGCTGCCTGAGAAATCTGTTGATAGGTTTAGATGCGTGTCCAAGTTTTGGTCATCAATAATCAACGACTCATCTTTTATCAGCTCGTTTGAAACTCGCCACCCTCGTTCCCAACGGCCTCACCTTCTACTTTGTTTCCAAAACTATGACGACTTGTATGTTTCCTCGATTCCACACCATACTCACAACTCGAACAGGTCATACTCTTCTTCTCTGTCTTTTGCTAATCATCATATGAGCCAACTCCCACATATTTATAGTCAATTTTCATCTACCGAATCTATCCATGGCTTGATCTGCTTCAAGTCAGAAACCCCGATAGTTTGGAACCCTAGCACGAGAATGTTCATAACTTTACCAACTATACCACAACCTTGTAAGCACTGGGGCACGCCAAGAATATTTCTAGGATATGATCCCGTTGAACGTAAACACAAAGTAGTGTGCATTCCAAGGAAAAGGACTTGTTATGTGTGCCGAGTTTTTACACTGGGATCAGCTCAAGAATCATGGAGAACGGTCAAGATTAATCTTAAGCATCAGTCTAGAACTCGGCCAGTTGGCCGATGCATTCGGGGTGTGATATATTATATAGCATCTACTTGTAAGGGCTCTGACTTTGTTGTAATGAGCTTTGATGTCAGATCTGAAAAGTTCAATATGATAAAACTACCATCGGGATTTGATGGGGATTTGCTGATCACTTATAAGGGAAGGTTAGCTTGTTTCAGTCGAAAGTATCATAATAGATTCTTGATTTTGGAGGATGCGCAGAAGCACAAGTGGTCGAGTCAAATCTTTTTTACAACTTTGGATGACTACAGTCTGAGTAAGATAAAGGGTTTCGACCTAGTAGGTTTCTCTTATGCTGGTGAGTTTATTTATGTACCAGACATGTTTAGTCAATTGccttatattttattatgtgatCCGGTAAGACACAGTTGGAGAAGATTTGAGTTTAAAAGAGGGGCAGATGACAAGCGTAGGCTCCTTGCTTTCCCGAATCACACTGATAGTCAAAAGTCTTTGTAA